The Microtus ochrogaster isolate Prairie Vole_2 unplaced genomic scaffold, MicOch1.0 UNK33, whole genome shotgun sequence DNA segment tccaaagccacagagaaactctgtctcaaaaaaccaaaaaaaaaaaaaaaaaaaaaatactaacacCTCAGAGCAACCCTGTCATCATAGGCTAAACCTGCGCCATCCCTAAGTCACCAAAGAGGCCAGGGTTGGATCAAGGCTAGTTCTGAAGGTTAATTGTACTCAGGACCCACTCCGTCCTGCAGAAAGCCTCACCGATTGGTTGTTCTGAGCAAGTAGACTGAGGCTGGCAGTCAGCTTTGCTCCTGCACCCTGGGAGGTTAAACCAGATCTGTCAAGGCCAGGGCCGCCTACTATAGTTGGTTCAGCCCAAGCCTGATCAccttgagttcagattccagttgtcttctaacctccatTCCACCATGAGCACCCAATACACCTTACACAAAGAAATATAGAGACGGGTCAGTGTTAGCCTGGGACTTGCCACCAAGCTGGTTTGacttccccaggacccatgtttccacaagttgtcctgacTTCATGACTCCCCAGCCAGAACACTAGGGCTATGGCATCAGATGTAAGGTGGTGCCATCACCCACCTTCCCTTCCCAGAACCAGCACAACCCAGCGATAGACACTAGTAGGGTGCACCCATAACAGCTCTATGCCAGAGTATGGTCTCCCTACCCAACAAAGGTGGCCAAGGTTCCTTCCATCCCCTCAGCTTATGGACCAGTCTAGATGCCTTGGCTCCCTTAACTACCAACCATTCCACTTACTAAGTCCAGGCTATTCTGACTCCAGTCCATCCCCCCCACACCTTCATCCAAAGCTGCAATCTTCCTCTACTCCAGCAAGGGTAGCAGTTCTACCCTAGTCCCATGACAACAGACACAGGTTAACCgaacttgcctcaagtttatttgtaaaaacagcataaggtcctgaacatctgcaaatactgtgtaggtgttcacaccagtccatctgtcttcacattggcagACTGCAACCTTTtttatggggccttcacaggggcctgggcacctttgggagcctgagctgcagctgaggcctctgccttggcttgaaccttgggctttgttttttggagcctacgacccctggccatgtagcttctaatcCGCTTCCCAAGCTTGGGGTGAGCAATTAAAGCCAGACGGGTGAGTTTGCGGCTGGGGCCCTTTGGCACCTTGGGCTTCACCACCTGGGGCTTCAccagggccttgatggcctcCGCACGTGCactcatggcctttgcattatttgcctgcatcttcttcaggcctttcttgttgtgcttcttggcaaagcgcatgttcctcaggaacttgggaTCAacctggaaaacagaaaagacacatATGGTAACATATCCAGTCCCCAGTTATCTCGTGGAGCCCCTATCCACAAGAGTGACACTGTAAGTACATCAAGTTAACCTTGACCACGAGAGGGTTGGAGAGCATCAAAGTATATGAAGAATCTAGCTGCATGGTTTCTGAAGTCCCCTAGGTCACCCTCCCCACCTCAGTGGAGGGAGTCAATTAAATATCAAGACCATCAGATTCACATCAAGAGCAAGCCAGGTGAAGGGCTCAGCTaacccccaggacccacgtgcACACTCAGTGAAGTGGCCCGCAGTCTGGTACTAGGCAGGATCAAGTGCATAGAACCAGTCAGTGCACAAGAGACAAACCACAAGGTACCCAGTCAACaaaatccctccctccctcccttgaaGGCTTCTGCTGAGCAAGGCAAGTTCTTTTCTTCTCGGGAGTAAGTTACACCAGGATAGGGAAGGTCAAGGAAAGCTATGACAGGATTCTgacaggggagagaaaggagcaaaagGTACTGGAAAACATTAAGCCAAAGGCCACTTAAGAATAGCCAGAGGGTGAacccaagaagagaaagaactacAACAGCCCTAGACTGTAGTCCTGGGGTCAAAGGTATTTTATGATCCAGCAAATACACTTACCCCCTTGAGAGATTCGTATCTTTGTGACCGGGGTTTCTTGATGCCGTTTCTGTGCCATTTCCTGGCTGTAAGGTGATAAATACCCACAGATGAAAAAAGGAGGTACCATCTACTAAGACCACCTAAtaatggttctcaacccgtgggtcgcGACCCTTATGATTCCTAACagcagcaacgaaaataattttatgacacacgaactgcattaaagggtcgtaggattaggaaggttgagaaccacagaccTCACATCACAGCAGGCATCATCCTTTTGAGAAAACACTCGGGACCAAGTGCAAagcatctttttttgttttgtttttggagacagtgtttctctgtagctttggagcctattctggaactagctctttgtagatcaggctggcctcaaactcagaaataagACTCCCTTTGCATTGTGAGCATCTTAAGGGGGTTTCTGGCTCCCAAACTTGTAATCTCAAAACTGGCTAacaagggctgggcagtggttgtgcacgcctttaatcccaacactcgggaggcagaggcaggcggatccctctgagttcgaggccagcctggtctacagagctagttccaggacaggctccaaaactacagagaaacccggtctcgaaaaacaaacataaacccAACTCACTAACACCTCACCGGCTTCAGGCTCACCGGAAAGGAGACACGTTCTCCCTTCCGCTGTGTAAACCAACATTTGCTATGGTACAGGCACCGGCTGGAGCCCAAGGAACTTAcactggttgtgtgtggtgtggttcttggacttggccATGGCTGGACCTGCAGGAGAGACGTAAGATCAGGGCTAGGGCTCCTCAGAGCGGGCCACCTGCACCCTGAGCTGCTGAAACATGGAGAAACCAGACTAGGGCAGCAGCAGACGCTTCCGACTGACGACATCCACCGGCCTCGCAGCAGCCACCGAACACGACCCTGCCTCTCGAACGCGGGCAATGAGGTCCTGAAATGAACCCTGCCGGCCCCCGGGGCGGCTTTCCCTACCATCCATTCCCTTAGAACGACCGGACGTCATTCCCGCCCCGCAGCTCCTATACCCCCACAGCCCCGCAGCGGGCCGCCCTGTCCCCCCTGCGGCCCGCACAGAGCGCTCCGCGCCCCGCCGCCGCCCACGAGTCACGGATGGCATCGGATGCCTCTCGGCCAACACTCACGGTAATCGGCGGCTCCAGAAGCGCCTGCGAccggaagagaaagagaaaggccgCGGTGCAGCACGGGAAATAGGGCCGACACCGCCGGAAGGACAGACGGAAAAGCTTCCCTTAGTGCTGGTGGGATAGAAAGGTTCCGCGACCAGAAAGGAAGGGCTCAATCGTAGACCAGGCACGGTTTGCGCCTGACCCCGCCCTCTTTAGCGTCACGGATTTTTCTCTCcgcctcctctctctttttgatGGGGTCTCTCCATTCTCCGGCAGCAATTTTCTGCTCCTGGGGTTAAGAGCGCGGGGCAGACATGGACTACGAGGTGGGCcagccttccttctcttcctccagtgcCTGCTTTGTTCTGGGGGCTACTCTTCATTAAAAGACCCCGAAAGCCAAGAGAGTCTTTGAGGGATGAATGTTAAGGAGCGACGAATCTGTGTTGTTAAAAACCTCACCTGGCTCCTGTGGTATACCAGGGGCTGAAGAGggcagaaaagaggaggaagaagctgtGCAGACACCACACAAGGGTGCTGGCTGCCTGCGGCTGCTGAGAAATAAACTAGGAAAGAGTACAGAACGAACTTGGGGTGCAGAagatgagggagagaaaagaggcaaCGATAGGCCAAGTCTGGTTCAAAAGTCTGGGTGCATGGTGGTGCTGATTACAGGATCAGGACAGGAGGCAGCTTTGTGGTTTCTTTGTAGATAGAAGCAATTGGTGTGGGATGGAGCTGGGTGAGGTAACATAGGCTTGGAGTAGCAGCCACTTGGAGGCCGGGGAATTGCAAGTTTTGACGTCTGCCCGAGTAACTCAGctagattttgtctcaaaaaaaacaaaaacaaaactcaggaggcagaggcaggcggatctctgtgagttcgagaccagcctggtctgcaagagctagttccaggccaggctccaaaaccacagagaaaccctgtctcaaaaaaaaaaaaaaaaaaagtttatcctGCCGTGTTTATGCcttattcctttaatcccagcactcaggaagaagaggcaggcagactctgtAGGTTGAAggaccagggctatgtagaaagaccctgtctcaaaaataaattttgttttctcacatCCACCCAGCACCTAGGGCCTaagtctgaggcagaagcaggaggatcaggagttccaggtcatcttcAACTTTATAGCTGAGACCAGGCTGGGCAGCGTTCTACCCTGTCTCTAAATGCAAAAACACCGTGCTAGTGAGgcagatagctcagcaggtggGAATGCTTGCTGCTCAAGTCTGAATTCGAAGGGATCCTGATCAGATTGTGGAAGGATAGACCAGcctcctggaagttgtcctctgattgccTTAAACACCCACATACAGACTCTCAACTATagtaattaacaaaaaaaaatttttttttttaatttttttcaagacagggtttctctgtagcattggagcctgtcctggaactagctcttgtagaccaggctggccttgaactcacagagatctgcctgcctctgcctcccgagttctgggattaaaggcgtgagccaccaccgcctaccaccgcctggcaacaaaaaacacctatgaatgagtacatgtgataattgtctttctgtgtctgggttacctcactcaaaatgttttctagctccatccattttcgtgcaaaattcaagctattgttatttttttctgctgtgtagtactacattgtgtaaatgtaccacatttttctaatccatttttttaaaatttatttattatatacacaatattctgtctgtgtgtatgcctgcaggccaaagagggcaccagaccccattacagatggttgtgagccaccatgtggttgctgggaattgaactcaggacctttggaagagtaggcaatgctcttaacctctgagccatctctccagccccttcttatccattcttcgatcgaggggcatttaggttgtttccaggttctggctgtgacaaacaatgctgctatgaacatagttgagcacatgtccttgtggcacaattgggcatcctttggatatataccccaaagtggtattattgggtcttgaggaaggttgtttcctaattttctgagaaatcaccacactgacatccagaggggctgtaccagcttgcattcccaccagcagtgcagaagtgttcccttttccccacaacctctccagcataagttgtcaccagtatttttgatcttggccattctttcaggtgtaagatggaatctcagagttgttttgatttgcatttctctgatgactaagggtgttgaacatttccataagtgtctttcagccattttagattcctctgttgagagttctctgtttaggtctgtactccattttttttattggattatgtgatcttttggtgtccaatttcttgagttctttgtatattttggagatcagacctctgatgtggggttagtgaagaccttttcccattctgtaggctgtctttgtgtcttgttgactgtgtcctttgctttacagaagctttt contains these protein-coding regions:
- the Rpl29 gene encoding 60S ribosomal protein L29; amino-acid sequence: MAKSKNHTTHNQSRKWHRNGIKKPRSQRYESLKGVDPKFLRNMRFAKKHNKKGLKKMQANNAKAMSARAEAIKALVKPQVVKPKVPKGPSRKLTRLALIAHPKLGKRIRSYMARGRRLQKTKPKVQAKAEASAAAQAPKGAQAPVKAP